The following is a genomic window from Armatimonadota bacterium.
TGCCGTTGAACTGATGCTCGCCCTGGAATATGTGCAGGCCGACGCGATCCTCGGCCCCGAACACGCCGTAGATCTCCTTGAGCCGCTCGAACGCGCGGCGCGTCGCGGCCACCGGGAAGATGCCGTCCTTCGTCCCCGATTCGGCGAAGAACGGGCGCGGCGCGATGAGCCCCGCGACGTCGGGCATCTCGGCGTAGTGCAGGATCCCGGGGATGTAGTTGTCCATACAGTGAGAGATGGAGAATATGCTGTCGCGGTAGGTGTTGAAGTACCCGCTGACGAAGGCGAGCGCGATGCGCGGGTCAACGGCGGCGGCGTGCAGCGTCGTCGTCCCGCCCCCGGAGATGCCGACGCAGCCGATGCGCGACCCGTCCACTTCGGCCCGCGTCAGCAGATAGTCCACCGCCCGCATCGCGTCGTACACCCGCCACCCGATCATCGTCTCGCCGAGCAACAGCGCCGCGCCGGCGGCGGGCTGGCAGGACGCGTTGCCCGGGCCGACCGCACGAGCGCGCTCGTCGCGCCGATCGCCGAATCCGAACTGCTCGATGGCGAGTGCCGCGAACCCGTTCGCGACCGCCTGGAGCGCGAAATCGTTCTGATACTCTCCCCACTCGGTGCGCTGCGTTCCGTCCTCGTTGATCCCGACGATATCGTCCACGCCGCGCCCGTGACCGGGCAGGCACAGCATCGCCGGCCCGGGAGCGCGGAAACCGTTGGGCAGCAGGAAATACCCGACCACCCGCAGCCCCGGCCGGCTCCAGAACGCGATCTTCTCGCGCGAGTAGCCGTTCATCTGCCGCAGGTCGAGCGTTTCCGGCGCGAGGTCGCACTTCTTCTTGGGGAATCCGCCGAGGAGCGCGACCAGCCTACGGCGCAGCCGTGCTTGCCACGTCCGCGCACCGGACGCCGTGCGCGCATCGAACCGCAGGCGCTGTTCCGCCTCGTCGTACCGCCGCAGCGAGAACTCCAGCGAATCGAGACCTTCCCGTGACATGCTCCACCTCCAGCCGCTCCCTCTTCGTCGGGCGGGCGACGCGCACCTGCGGCGGCCCTGATTAACGGGGTCCGCCTGTGGCGGCAGGTCGTTCTCCGTGCCGCCCGCCGCAGGCGGGACGCGCGCATCCTTGCAAAGGCCCAACGCGGTGGGGTATGATATGCGCGGCGGCGGTGCGCCGCGACGCANNNNNNNNNNNNNNNNNNNNNNNNNNNNNNNNNNNNNNNNNNNNNNNNNNNNNNNNNNNNNNNNNNNNNNNNNNNNNNNNNNNNNNNNNNNNNNNNNNNNCGACTACCTGGAGCCGAACGACAGCTACGGGGCGGCGACCGACCTGCGCGTGGTGAGGGGCACGGAGAGCGTGCCGGGCCTGACGGTGCACGAGAACGCGGACGGCAGTGACAACGTGGACTACTACCGGTTCGACACCGTGGCGACGGGGACGTCGGCGCACTACGCGGAGATCCAGTTCGCGCAGGCGGACGGCGACCTGGACATGGCGCTCTACGACGGGAGCCAGAGCTACCTCACGGGCTCGGCGAGCGTGACGGACAACGAGCGGGTCTCGCTGGATGGCCGTCCGGCGGGGACCTACTACCTGAAGGTGTACGGGTTCGGGAGTGCCACGGCTCCCTACGACCTGGTGATCGTGGCACCGCTTGATGGGCACATTCCGCCCGATGACTATGAGGGCGCGGAGCCGACCCGCCTTGCCCAGAACCAGACCCTGCGTCTGACCATTCACGACCCCGCGCAATGGAATGGTCAAGGCAGCAAAGCCGACAGCTTCTCGTTCACGATGGCCGAGCCCGGCGCGTTGTCGGACTATGTGCGGACCCGGTTTGCGCACGAGGATGGTAACGTCGACATGTGGCTGTACGATGGCGACGGGAACTTCGTGGCCGGGTCGACAACGACAACGGACAATGAGTGGATTTCGCTGAACGGTCTGCCAGCGGGCACCTATACGCTTGTCGTCGATACTGTCAATGCCGACACCTGCTCGTATGGACTCGCTATCGTCGCTCCCTTCCAGACCGGGGGTCTGGCCGAGTGGACTGTGCTGGTCTACATCGCGGGGGAAAACGACCTCGAAGGCGCGGCCCTCGAGGACCTGAATGAGATGGAGGCCGTGCCTCTGCCTGCGGGCATCTGCGCCGCCATCATGTTGGACCGCGCGATCGGGGGGTTCGTGACGACGCCGGACTGGACCGATACCCGCGTGGGGGTTGTGCAGAGCGACTCGAACCCGAACGTGATCTCCACGCCGCTCCAGTCCTGGGGCGAGCGGAACCTGGGGGACCCGCAGACCCTGGCGGACTTCATCAACTGGGGCGTTGCGGCCCTGCCGGCTCAGCACTACGCCGTGATCCTGTGGGACCACGGCGGGTCGCTCTACGGCTCGATGGTGGATGGGGCCGACGAGCTGACGACGGACGAGCTGCGTGCGGCGCTGGAGGCGGTGCCGACGCACATTGATGTGCTCGGTTTCGATGCGTGCCTGATGGGCAATCTGGAGATCATGTACCAGGTGCGCAACGAGATTTCCTACTTCGTTGCGTCCGAGGAGATCGAAGGCTGGGATGGCTGGGACTACACGGGCCTCTTCGCTGACCTGGCGGCAGCGCCCAGCCTCAGCCCCGAGCAGTTCGCGAATGTGATCGTCACCAGTTCCAGTGATGACGAGGCCATAGTCACCCTTTCCGCAGCGGACGCGTCCGGCGCCGGCTTGCCGACAGCCGTGACACAGTTCGTGACCACGGTTCTGCCGGGCGCCACAACAGCGGACTGGTCGGCTATGGAGGCCGCACGCGATGCCTCGGCGGGGTTCCACTACCCCGAATTCAGGGACCTGGGCTCCTTCATGTCCGAGGTCGCGGCGCGGGTGCAGACGACGGGGATCGCGGACGCGGCAGAGGCCGTTCTCAGCGCGCTCGCGGACCAGGTCGTGGCCAACTACAGCCGCCCTTCGGCGGGCGGAACCGGCCTGAGCGTGTACCTTCCGGACGTCGGTGATCAGGTCCCTGGCTGGTACTCGGGCCTGAGCTTCGCAACAGCTACGGGCTGGGACGATTTCCTGGCTGCGCTGACCGGGCGTACCGCCGGGACGCTGCCAGGACGCGACTGGGCAGAGGCGAACGACTACCGAGCTACGTCCTACAACCTGCGCGCGCTCGCCGGACACGGGAATCGGTACGAGAACCTCTCGATCCACAACGCCTCGGACAGGGACTGGTTCCGCTTCGTCACCCTCGTGGCCGGGCAGGCCGGCGACCAGGTGCAGATCGCCTTCACGAATGCGGAGGGCAACCTTGACCTCGCCCTTTACGACGCGCAGGGCGCCCTCCTCGCCTCCTCCACGACAACTCTGAATGTCGAAACGATCAGCCTGGAAGGGAGGCCGGCGGGCGCCTACTTCGTGCGGATCGCTGGCGCGTCGGGTGCGACGAACAGGAGCTACTCGCTCATCGTGGATGCGCCGGGAGCGCTGCCCGACTGGCTGGAGGACAACAACGAGATGTCGAAGGCGAGTGCCCTCTCCCTCAACGCCACGACGGCGGGCCTCAACCTCATGCCGGGTGACGAGGACTGGTTCTCGTTTGCAATCTCCAGGCTGCCGGGCAGCCCCGTGTCGGCGACGGTGAAGTTCCCCCGGGCAAGTGCCCTGGAACTCCAGCTCTACGACGCTCAGGGCAGCCTGCTGGCGTCCGCCACAGGATCCTCGGGCAGGCTCACCGTTCGCGATACGACAGGCGCTGCCTCCCAGTACTACGTGCGGGTCACCGGCGCACCGGGGGCATTCGTGCCCTATGCCTTGAAGGTCGGCGAGACGGCTGACCCTCCGCCGCCGATGACCCTGGTTGATTCCAGGTTGCTCAATGGGTTGGCCAGAGTGTCGGTCTACGATGCGGACCCTGCGGATGGCGCCCCGCTGCCGAACATCGCCTGGGGCCGCGGCGACCCTGCCTACCAGAAGGGCGTAACCGACCTGGTGATTGAGCCCGGCGTCGGGGGCAACGTTGCTTCCATTACGCTGCTCGACGGCGCGGGCAGCCTCGAAGACATCGGGATCGTCATCGAGGGGACGGGCGTGTCCCTTGGCTCGGTGAAGGACAAGCGGCGCACGCCGGCTCCGCTGGCCTTCTTCATCTGCCAAGGAGCGATGGGCTCGCTGGGCCTGCGGTCCGACCTGGCGGGCGCAGACCTGAACGGCTTCACGGCGCCTGGCGGCTGGGCCCTGCCCGACGATCTTGACGACGACGGGGACACTGATGACGTAACCGGCTTACTGGCACAAGGTGCGGTCGGCAAGACGGCGATCACGGGCAACCTCGGCTCCGACGCCCTTTCGGATGAAGGCTTTGCTTCCTTGTCGGTGCGTGGCGCAGTGGCGGGAGATGTCCGCGCCGGCGGGGGCATGCCGAAGCTCGCCGTCACCGGGGCCTACAACGGCGCCCTGTCAGCCGCCTGGGTGAAATCGGCCAAGATCGGGGGCCTGTTCTCGGGCACCGTGACGCTCACCGGCGCGGACCCCAAGAAAGGGGTGTCGCTCGGGAAGCTGACCGCGGGGCGCGTAGGCGACATGATTCTGAGTGCCGTGGGCGGCGTGGGGGGCATCAGCGCGGCCGCTTGGGCGAACGGCGCCCTCAACGCTCTCTGGCTCGGCTCACTTTCTCTCAAGGGCGCGACCGGCGTACCGGGTAACTGCGGGGCGGACCTCACTCTCTGGGGATCGCTGGGCGTGACGACGCTCAAGAAGGCGAAGATCGGAGGCTCGGCCGTCAGGGGGCTGTGGGATATCACGGGCGCGGCCGGCTCGGTCGCGGTCGGGGGGAACTTTGCGAACTGCACGCTGGAGGCCGACCTGCTCAAGTCGCTCAAGNNNNNNNNNNNNNNNNNNNNNNNNNNNNNNNNNNNNNNNNNNNNNNNNNNNNNNNNNNNNNNNNNNNNNNNNNNNNNNNNNNNNNNNNNNNNNNNNNNNNGGCGACATACGGCGGGTTGGCAGCGATGACGTGGACCGGGTCGGATAACGGGTCGAGCAGGTCGCCGTGGAGGAGGCGGACGCGATCCTGCACGTTATGTCGGCGGGCGTTGGTCTCGGCGACTTCGAGCGCGTCGCGAGACGAATCTGTGGCGTAGACGATGGCGCGTTCGAGGCTGCAGGCGAGCGCGACCGCAATGCAGCCGCTGCCGGTACCGACATCGGCGATGAGCGGCTCGTCGAATCCGCGCGCGGCGGCCAAGGCGTGCTCGACGACGTGCTCGGTCTCCGGCCGGGGCACCATGACCCGCGGATCCACAGCGAACTCCAGGCCATAGAACTCCGCGCGGCCGGTGACATACGCAAGCGGCTCGTGGGCACCCCGGCGGCGAACGGCGTGGCGCAGGAGTTGCTCCTGCTCGGCACGGAGTGCGCGCTCGGGGTGTGCCAGCACCGCCGCAGTTGACGTGTCGAGCGCCCAGGCGACGAGCGCGAGCGCTTCGCGCTGCGGCGCCTCGACGCCGGCGCGCCCCAAGGCGACGGTCGCATCATTTACCGCTTGACCTACGAGATAGGGCATCGCGTTCGCTCATGGTTCCGATGTGCAGGAACGGGCGCAGTTGGCGCCGAAGTGCCCGCGTCGGTCGCAGCGCATGCCGCTGCAAGACCGGTTTGTGATGCAGGAACACAGTTCCCAGCCGCCGGATTCCGGCAAAGCCGCAGTGATGCGGCCTCACCGGGTGGTGCAACCGCCTCGTCCGCAGATTCTGCGTGGCCTGCGGCGCGCCTTGGGCACGGCCGGGCTGTATGCCATCGGCTATGGCAACGTCGGCTCCTCCATTTACTACGCGCTCGGCATCACCGCCTTTTACGCTCTCGGCGCAACCCCGATCGCCCTCGCGATAGCGGGCGGCCTGTTCATCTTCACCGCTGCCACTTACGCGGAGGGCGCCGCGATGATACCGGAGGCAGGGGGCTCGTCGGCCTTCGCGCGGCGCGCATTCAACGACCTGGTGAGCTTTATCGCGGGCTGGGCGCTGATCCTCAACTACATGGTGACGACGTCCATCTCGGCGATCACGGTCGTGTTCTACCTCGGTTACTTCTGGGCGCCGTTCAAGGACTCGAACGTCGTATCCACGCTCGGCGGCATGGCCGTGGTCTTCGCGCTCATGGTGCTCAACGTCATCGGGGTGCGCGAGACGTCGCGGGTCAACGTCTTCTTCTGCATCATCGACTTGCTGACCCAGGGATTGCTGATCATCGTCGGGATGTTTACGCTGTTCAACCTACCGCGG
Proteins encoded in this region:
- a CDS encoding prolyl oligopeptidase family serine peptidase — protein: MSREGLDSLEFSLRRYDEAEQRLRFDARTASGARTWQARLRRRLVALLGGFPKKKCDLAPETLDLRQMNGYSREKIAFWSRPGLRVVGYFLLPNGFRAPGPAMLCLPGHGRGVDDIVGINEDGTQRTEWGEYQNDFALQAVANGFAALAIEQFGFGDRRDERARAVGPGNASCQPAAGAALLLGETMIGWRVYDAMRAVDYLLTRAEVDGSRIGCVGISGGGTTTLHAAAVDPRIALAFVSGYFNTYRDSIFSISHCMDNYIPGILHYAEMPDVAGLIAPRPFFAESGTKDGIFPVAATRRAFERLKEIYGVFGAEDRVGLHIFQGEHQFNGKRGWPFARKHLGAGRG
- a CDS encoding T9SS type A sorting domain-containing protein, whose amino-acid sequence is DYLEPNDSYGAATDLRVVRGTESVPGLTVHENADGSDNVDYYRFDTVATGTSAHYAEIQFAQADGDLDMALYDGSQSYLTGSASVTDNERVSLDGRPAGTYYLKVYGFGSATAPYDLVIVAPLDGHIPPDDYEGAEPTRLAQNQTLRLTIHDPAQWNGQGSKADSFSFTMAEPGALSDYVRTRFAHEDGNVDMWLYDGDGNFVAGSTTTTDNEWISLNGLPAGTYTLVVDTVNADTCSYGLAIVAPFQTGGLAEWTVLVYIAGENDLEGAALEDLNEMEAVPLPAGICAAIMLDRAIGGFVTTPDWTDTRVGVVQSDSNPNVISTPLQSWGERNLGDPQTLADFINWGVAALPAQHYAVILWDHGGSLYGSMVDGADELTTDELRAALEAVPTHIDVLGFDACLMGNLEIMYQVRNEISYFVASEEIEGWDGWDYTGLFADLAAAPSLSPEQFANVIVTSSSDDEAIVTLSAADASGAGLPTAVTQFVTTVLPGATTADWSAMEAARDASAGFHYPEFRDLGSFMSEVAARVQTTGIADAAEAVLSALADQVVANYSRPSAGGTGLSVYLPDVGDQVPGWYSGLSFATATGWDDFLAALTGRTAGTLPGRDWAEANDYRATSYNLRALAGHGNRYENLSIHNASDRDWFRFVTLVAGQAGDQVQIAFTNAEGNLDLALYDAQGALLASSTTTLNVETISLEGRPAGAYFVRIAGASGATNRSYSLIVDAPGALPDWLEDNNEMSKASALSLNATTAGLNLMPGDEDWFSFAISRLPGSPVSATVKFPRASALELQLYDAQGSLLASATGSSGRLTVRDTTGAASQYYVRVTGAPGAFVPYALKVGETADPPPPMTLVDSRLLNGLARVSVYDADPADGAPLPNIAWGRGDPAYQKGVTDLVIEPGVGGNVASITLLDGAGSLEDIGIVIEGTGVSLGSVKDKRRTPAPLAFFICQGAMGSLGLRSDLAGADLNGFTAPGGWALPDDLDDDGDTDDVTGLLAQGAVGKTAITGNLGSDALSDEGFASLSVRGAVAGDVRAGGGMPKLAVTGAYNGALSAAWVKSAKIGGLFSGTVTLTGADPKKGVSLGKLTAGRVGDMILSAVGGVGGISAAAWANGALNALWLGSLSLKGATGVPGNCGADLTLWGSLGVTTLKKAKIGGSAVRGLWDITGAAGSVAVGGNFANCTLEADLLKSLK
- a CDS encoding peptide chain release factor N(5)-glutamine methyltransferase; the encoded protein is MPYLVGQAVNDATVALGRAGVEAPQREALALVAWALDTSTAAVLAHPERALRAEQEQLLRHAVRRRGAHEPLAYVTGRAEFYGLEFAVDPRVMVPRPETEHVVEHALAAARGFDEPLIADVGTGSGCIAVALACSLERAIVYATDSSRDALEVAETNARRHNVQDRVRLLHGDLLDPLSDPVHVIAANPPYVA